The Deinococcus aquaticus genomic interval CGTGGACGGCCTCGGCGAACCGGCGGGCGTCTTCGAGGTTGGGCACGCTGGTCTCGCACCAGATCACGTCGGCGTAGGGGGCGTAGGCCAGGGCGCGGCTGATGGCCTGCTCGATGCCGGGGTTGACGTAGTAGAAGCCTTCGGGGGTGCGTTCGCCGGTGCAGAAGGGGCGGTCGTTGTCGTCGATGTCGCTGGTGAGCAGGTTGGCGGCGTCGGCGTCGGTGCGGGCGATCAGGACGGTGGGCACGCCGCTGACGTCGGCGGCGAGGCGCGCGGCGTTCAGGGTGCGGATGAACTGGCTGGTAGGCACGAGGACCTTGCCGCCCAGGTGACCGCATTTCTTCTCGCTGGCCAGCTGGTCCTCGAAGTGCACGCCGGCGGCGCCCGCCTCGATCATGGCTTTCATCAGTTCGAAGGCGTTCAGGGGGCCGCCGAATCCGGCCTCGGCGTCGGCGATGATGGGCGCGAAGTAATCGACGTCGTTCTTGCCTTCGCTGTGCTGGATCTGGTCGGCGCGGCGCAGGGTGTTGTTGATGCGCTTGACGACGTCCGGCACGCTGGAGGCGGGGTACAGGCTCTGGTCGGGGTACATCTGCCCGGCGTTGTTGGCGTCACCGGCGACCTGCCAGCCGCTCAGGTAGATGGCTTTCAGGCCGGCCTTGACCTGCTGCATGGCCTGGTTGCCGGTCAGGGCGCCCAGGGCGTTCACGAAGGGTTCGTCTTTCATCAGGCGCCAGAGTTTCTGCGAGCCGTGGCGGGCCAGGGTGTACTCGATGGGCAGGCTGCCGCGCAGTTTCACGACTTCCTCGGCGCCGTAGTTGCGTTTGATGCCCTGCCAGCGTTCCTCGGTCTGCCAGGTTTTTTCCAGGATCTCGGCGGGCGTGCGGGGGTTGGTGGTCATGGTGGTCCTCCTGGGGGTGTGCTGGGGGTGATCCGCTTTCCGGTGGGAAGGCGGTGTCTGTAGGTGTGTGTGGGCGGTGCGGGTGGCCCCGCGTGGTTTCTGTAGGGGCATTGTGCGCTGGCAGCCGGGCCGCCAGGGGTGGTTTACTTCTGGTCCGGTCGGGTAAACCACCCAGTCAGGTAAACCACCCTGCACGGGCGTAACACAGGAAAACCCCCACCGGGTCGCGCGGACCGGGCGGGGGCAGACAGGGGAACGGCGGGGGCCAGTGGATCAGTCGTTCAGCCACTCCTGAAGAGCCTGCTCGAAGGCCGGGTGCGCCTCGTGGCTGTACAGGATGCCGTGGAATCCGGCAGCGTT includes:
- the aceA gene encoding isocitrate lyase, encoding MTTNPRTPAEILEKTWQTEERWQGIKRNYGAEEVVKLRGSLPIEYTLARHGSQKLWRLMKDEPFVNALGALTGNQAMQQVKAGLKAIYLSGWQVAGDANNAGQMYPDQSLYPASSVPDVVKRINNTLRRADQIQHSEGKNDVDYFAPIIADAEAGFGGPLNAFELMKAMIEAGAAGVHFEDQLASEKKCGHLGGKVLVPTSQFIRTLNAARLAADVSGVPTVLIARTDADAANLLTSDIDDNDRPFCTGERTPEGFYYVNPGIEQAISRALAYAPYADVIWCETSVPNLEDARRFAEAVHEKFPGKLLAYNCSPSFNWKKNLDDETIAKYQVELGKMGYKFQFITLAGFHSLNMSMFDLAYGYARNQMTAFVELQEREFAAQERGFTAVKHQREVGTGYFDLVAQAAGGGQSSTTALAGSTEAQQFGKELAGAHD